One genomic region from Physeter macrocephalus isolate SW-GA unplaced genomic scaffold, ASM283717v5 random_121, whole genome shotgun sequence encodes:
- the LLGL1 gene encoding lethal(2) giant larvae protein homolog 1 isoform X4 produces MLTCGAGSCAHSPERRTQSREPGPGCVCGGCFYPHVPCVSPATHRRGSEGRAAAPTCGSERARVSSGGTRWCSLRRGAPVPWGGPWIGRPIGYGAPGVEFTGLHRDAATVTQMHFLPGQGRLLTLLDDSSLHLWEVVHHNGCAHLEEALHHQPPSRPGFDGASGLPSLARITVVLLVAAGDLAALGTEGGSVFFLDVPTLTLLEGQTLGPDEVLRSVPDDYRCGKALGPVEALQGRLRDPARILVGYSRGLLVIWNRAARCADRIFLGTQQLESVCWERSGRTLVSSHSDGSYAVWATDAGDSPMTQPTVATTPYGPFPCKAISKILWRNCASGEHFVVFSGGMPRASYGDRHCVSVLQAETLVTLDFTSRVIDFFTVHSTRPEDEFDEPQALAVLLEEELVVLDLQTPGWPAVPAPYLAPLHSSAITCSAHVAGVPAKLWARIVSAGEQQHPTAASGASSWPITGGRNLAQEPSQRGLLLTGHEDGTVRFWDASGVALRPLYKLSTAGLFQTDCEHADSLAQAAEDDWPPFRKVGCFDPYSDDPRLGVQKVALCKYTAQMVVAGTAGQVLVLELSDEPSEQAVGVASVDLLQDREGFTWKGHERLSPRTGPLPWPAGFQPRALVQCLPPAAVTAVTLHAEWGLVAFGTSHGFGLFDYLRRSPVLARCTLHPNDSLAMEGPLSRVKSLKKSLRQSFRRIRKSRVSGKKRLTATGSKLQEANAQLAEQAGPHDVEVTPVQRRIEPRSADDSLSGVVRCLYFADTFLRDAAHHGPTMWAGTNSGSVFAYALEVPAAAANSDRRPERAVEAVLGKEVQLMHRAPVVAVAVLDGRGRPLPEPYEASRDLAQAPDMQGGHAVLIASEEQFKVFTLPKVSAKTKFKLTAHEGCRVRKVALATFASVACEDYAETCLACLTNLGDVHVFSVPGLRPQVHYACIRKEDISGIASCVFTRHGQGFYLISPSEFERFSLSARNITEPLCSLDISWPRDAMHARPRESPKLSQANGTPGVVLGPQSRGGSPDPTRSEGADTPEPPEATLSPTSVDSATSADTTLDTTGDVTVEDVKDFLGSSEESEKNLRNLSEEDEARACPILIG; encoded by the exons ATGCTGACGTGCGGGGCCGGCTCCTGTGCACACAGCCCGGAGAGGCGGACGCAGAGCCGTGAGCCGGGACCGGGCTGTGTGTGCGGGGGGTGCTTTTATCCTCACGTGCCCTGCGTCAGCCCCGCGACTCACAGGCGAGGAAGTGAAGGTCGCGCAGCAGCGCCCACTTGCGGGTCCGAGCGAGCCCGCGTGTCGAGTGGCGGTACAAGATGGTGCTCCTTGCGGCGAGGAGCCCCCGTGCCCTGGGGAGGCCCCTGGATAGGCAGGCCCATTGG CTACGGTGCCCCCGGCGTGGAGTTCACGGGCCTGCATCGAGACGCGGCCACCGTCACCCAGATGCACTTCCTGCCCGGCCAG GGCCGCCTCCTGACCTTGCTGGACGACAGCAGCCTCCATCTTTGGGAGGTCGTCCACCACAACGGTTGCGCCCACCTGGAGGAAGCCCTCCACCACCAGCCACCCAGTCGCCCGGGCTTTGATGGTGCCAG TGGCCTGCCCAGCCTCGCCCGCATCACCGTGGTCCTGCTGGTGGCTGCCGGTGACCTGGCGGCCCTGGGCACTGAGGGCGGAAGCGTCTTCTTCCTGGATGTTCCCACCCTGACGCTGCTTGAGGGGCAGACCCTTGGCCCGGACGAGGTTCTGCGGAG CGTGCCCGACGACTACCGGTGCGGCAAGGCCCTGGGCCCCGTGGAGGCGCTGCAGGGACGCCTGCGGGACCCCGCCCGGATCCTCGTCGGCTACAGCCGGGGCCTGCTGGTCATCTGGAACAGGGCCGCGCGGTGTGCCGACCGCATCTTCCTGGGCACCCAG CAGCTGGAGAGCGTGTGCTGGGAGCGCAGCGGCCGCACGCTGGTCAGCTCGCACAGCGATGGCAGCTACGCCGTCTGGGCCACGGACGCCGGCGACTCCCCGATGACACAGCCCACTGTGGCCACCACGCCCTACG GCCCCTTCCCCTGCAAAGCCATCAGCAAGATCCTGTGGCGAAACTGTGCGTCTGG CGAGCACTTCGTCGTCTTCAGCGGCGGCATGCCCCGCGCCAGCTATGGCGACCGCCACTGCGTGAGTGTGCTCCAGGCCGAGACCCTGGTGACGCTGGACTTCACCTCCCGCGTCATCGACTTCTTCACGGTGCACAGCACGCGGCCCGAGGACG AGTTCGACGAGCCGCAGGCCCTGGCCGTGCTGCTCGAAGAGGAGCTGGTGGTGCTGGACCTGCAGACGCCCGGCTGGCCGGCTGTGCCCGCCCCGTACCTGGCCCCGCTGCACTCGTCCGCCATCACCTGCTCGGCCCACGTGGCCGGCGTCCCCGCCAAGCTGTGGGCCCGCATCGTGAGCGCCGGGGAGCAGCAGCACCCCACGGCCGCCTCCGGTGCCTCG AGCTGGCCTATCACCGGGGGCCGGAACCTGGCTCAGGAGCCGTCCCAGCGAGGATTGCTGCTGACCGG CCACGAGGATGGCACCGTGCGGTTCTGGGACGCCTCCGGCGTGGCCCTGCGGCCACTCTACAAGCTGAGCACGGCCGGCCTCTTTCAGACCGACTGCGAGCACGCCGACAGCCTGGCCCAGGCCGCCGAGGACGACTGGCCGCCCTTCCGCAAG GTGGGCTGCTTCGACCCCTACAGCGACGATCCACGGCTTGGCGTGCAGAAGGTGGCGCTCTGCAAGTACACCGCCCAGATGGTGGTTGCCGGCACCGCGGGCCAG gtgCTGGTGCTGGAGTTAAGTGACGAGCCGTCGGAGCAGGCGGTGGGCGTGGCCAGCGTGGACCTCCTCCAGGACCGTGAGGGCTTCACGTGGAAGGGCCACGAGCGGCTGAGCCCACGCACAGGGCCGCTGCCCTGGCCGGCCGGCTTCCAGCCCCGCGCACTGGTCCAGTGCCTGCCGCCGGCTGCCGTCACTGCCGTCACGCTCCACGCCGAGTGGGGCCTCGTGGCCTTCGGCACCAGCCACGGCTTCGGCCTCTTTGACTACCTGCGCAGGAGCCCCGTGCTGGCCAG GTGCACCTTGCACCCCAACGACTCCCTGGCCATGGAGGGGCCGCTGTCCCGCGTGAAGTCGCTCAAGAAGTCGCTGCGCCAGTCCTTCCGGCGCATCCGCAAAAGCCGCGTCTCGGGCAAGAAGCGCTTGACCGCCACCGGCAGCAAG TTGCAGGAGGCCAATGCGCAGCTGGCGGAGCAGGCCGGCCCCCACGACGTGGAGGTGACGCCCGTGCAGCGCCGCATTGAGCCCCGCTCGGCCGACGACTCCCTCTCGGGCGTCGTGCGCTGCCTCTACTTCGCCGACACCTTCCTTCGCGACG CGGCCCACCACGGCCCCACCATGTGGGCGGGCACCAACTCGGGCTCCGTATTTGCCTACGCGCTGGAGGTGCCGGCGGCAGCGGCGAACAGCGACAGGCGGCCCGAGCGGGCAGTGGAGGCCGTGCTGGGCAAGGAGGTACAGCTGATGCACCGCGCACCCGTGGTGGCCGTGGCCGTGCTGGATGGACGCGGCCGCCCGCTGCCGGAGCCCTACGAGGCCTCAAGGGACCTGGCGCAGGCGCCCGACATGCAGGGCGGCCACGCTGTGCTTATCGCATCTGAGGAGCAGTTCAAG GTGTTCACGCTGCCCAAAGTGAGCGCCAAGACCAAGTTCAAGCTGACGGCCCACGAGGGCTGCCGAGTGCGCAAGGTGGCCCTGGCCACCTTTGCCAGCGTGGCCTGCGAGGACTACGCCGAGACCTGCCTGGCCTGCCTCACCAACCTGGGCGACGTGCATGTGTTCTCGGTGCCCGGCCTGCGGCCCCAGGTGCACTACGCCTGCATCCGCAAGGAGGACATCAGCGGCATCGCCTCCTGCGTCTTCACACGACACGGCCAGG GGTTCTACCTGATTTCCCCGTCGGAGTTTGAGCGCTTCTCCCTGAGCGCCCGGAACATCACGGAGCCGCTCTGCTCTCTGGACATCAGTTGGCCCCGCGATGCCATGCATGCCAG GCCCCGAGAGTCGCCCAAGCTGAGCCAGGCTAACGGGACCCCTGGCGTCGTCCTGGGCCCACAGAGCCGCGGCGGAAGCCCCGATCCCACCCGCAGCGAGGGAGCTG ACACCCCGGAGCCGCCGGAGGCCACGCTCTCACCCACGTCCGTCGACTCGGCCACCAGTGCCGACACGACGCTGGACACGACAGGGGACGTGACGGTGGAGGACGTGAAGGACTTCCTGGG CTCTTCAGAGGAATCCGAAAAGAACCTGCGGAACCTGTCAGAAGAGGACGAGGCCCGAGCCTGCCCCATCCTGATCGGATGA
- the LLGL1 gene encoding lethal(2) giant larvae protein homolog 1 isoform X10 — protein sequence MAIGTRSGAVKIYGAPGVEFTGLHRDAATVTQMHFLPGQGRLLTLLDDSSLHLWEVVHHNGCAHLEEALHHQPPSRPGFDGASGLPSLARITVVLLVAAGDLAALGTEGGSVFFLDVPTLTLLEGQTLGPDEVLRSVPDDYRCGKALGPVEALQGRLRDPARILVGYSRGLLVIWNRAARCADRIFLGTQQLESVCWERSGRTLVSSHSDGSYAVWATDAGDSPMTQPTVATTPYGPFPCKAISKILWRNCASGEHFVVFSGGMPRASYGDRHCVSVLQAETLVTLDFTSRVIDFFTVHSTRPEDEFDEPQALAVLLEEELVVLDLQTPGWPAVPAPYLAPLHSSAITCSAHVAGVPAKLWARIVSAGEQQHPTAASGASSWPITGGRNLAQEPSQRGLLLTGHEDGTVRFWDASGVALRPLYKLSTAGLFQTDCEHADSLAQAAEDDWPPFRKVGCFDPYSDDPRLGVQKVALCKYTAQMVVAGTAGQVLVLELSDEPSEQAVGVASVDLLQDREGFTWKGHERLSPRTGPLPWPAGFQPRALVQCLPPAAVTAVTLHAEWGLVAFGTSHGFGLFDYLRRSPVLARCTLHPNDSLAMEGPLSRVKSLKKSLRQSFRRIRKSRVSGKKRLTATGSKLQEANAQLAEQAGPHDVEVTPVQRRIEPRSADDSLSGVVRCLYFADTFLRDAAHHGPTMWAGTNSGSVFAYALEVPAAAANSDRRPERAVEAVLGKEVQLMHRAPVVAVAVLDGRGRPLPEPYEASRDLAQAPDMQGGHAVLIASEEQFKVFTLPKVSAKTKFKLTAHEGCRVRKVALATFASVACEDYAETCLACLTNLGDVHVFSVPGLRPQVHYACIRKEDISGIASCVFTRHGQGFYLISPSEFERFSLSARNITEPLCSLDISWPRDAMHASYRPRESPKLSQANGTPGVVLGPQSRGGSPDPTRSEGADTPEPPEATLSPTSVDSATSADTTLDTTGDVTVEDVKDFLGSSEESEKNLRNLSEEDEARACPILIG from the exons CTACGGTGCCCCCGGCGTGGAGTTCACGGGCCTGCATCGAGACGCGGCCACCGTCACCCAGATGCACTTCCTGCCCGGCCAG GGCCGCCTCCTGACCTTGCTGGACGACAGCAGCCTCCATCTTTGGGAGGTCGTCCACCACAACGGTTGCGCCCACCTGGAGGAAGCCCTCCACCACCAGCCACCCAGTCGCCCGGGCTTTGATGGTGCCAG TGGCCTGCCCAGCCTCGCCCGCATCACCGTGGTCCTGCTGGTGGCTGCCGGTGACCTGGCGGCCCTGGGCACTGAGGGCGGAAGCGTCTTCTTCCTGGATGTTCCCACCCTGACGCTGCTTGAGGGGCAGACCCTTGGCCCGGACGAGGTTCTGCGGAG CGTGCCCGACGACTACCGGTGCGGCAAGGCCCTGGGCCCCGTGGAGGCGCTGCAGGGACGCCTGCGGGACCCCGCCCGGATCCTCGTCGGCTACAGCCGGGGCCTGCTGGTCATCTGGAACAGGGCCGCGCGGTGTGCCGACCGCATCTTCCTGGGCACCCAG CAGCTGGAGAGCGTGTGCTGGGAGCGCAGCGGCCGCACGCTGGTCAGCTCGCACAGCGATGGCAGCTACGCCGTCTGGGCCACGGACGCCGGCGACTCCCCGATGACACAGCCCACTGTGGCCACCACGCCCTACG GCCCCTTCCCCTGCAAAGCCATCAGCAAGATCCTGTGGCGAAACTGTGCGTCTGG CGAGCACTTCGTCGTCTTCAGCGGCGGCATGCCCCGCGCCAGCTATGGCGACCGCCACTGCGTGAGTGTGCTCCAGGCCGAGACCCTGGTGACGCTGGACTTCACCTCCCGCGTCATCGACTTCTTCACGGTGCACAGCACGCGGCCCGAGGACG AGTTCGACGAGCCGCAGGCCCTGGCCGTGCTGCTCGAAGAGGAGCTGGTGGTGCTGGACCTGCAGACGCCCGGCTGGCCGGCTGTGCCCGCCCCGTACCTGGCCCCGCTGCACTCGTCCGCCATCACCTGCTCGGCCCACGTGGCCGGCGTCCCCGCCAAGCTGTGGGCCCGCATCGTGAGCGCCGGGGAGCAGCAGCACCCCACGGCCGCCTCCGGTGCCTCG AGCTGGCCTATCACCGGGGGCCGGAACCTGGCTCAGGAGCCGTCCCAGCGAGGATTGCTGCTGACCGG CCACGAGGATGGCACCGTGCGGTTCTGGGACGCCTCCGGCGTGGCCCTGCGGCCACTCTACAAGCTGAGCACGGCCGGCCTCTTTCAGACCGACTGCGAGCACGCCGACAGCCTGGCCCAGGCCGCCGAGGACGACTGGCCGCCCTTCCGCAAG GTGGGCTGCTTCGACCCCTACAGCGACGATCCACGGCTTGGCGTGCAGAAGGTGGCGCTCTGCAAGTACACCGCCCAGATGGTGGTTGCCGGCACCGCGGGCCAG gtgCTGGTGCTGGAGTTAAGTGACGAGCCGTCGGAGCAGGCGGTGGGCGTGGCCAGCGTGGACCTCCTCCAGGACCGTGAGGGCTTCACGTGGAAGGGCCACGAGCGGCTGAGCCCACGCACAGGGCCGCTGCCCTGGCCGGCCGGCTTCCAGCCCCGCGCACTGGTCCAGTGCCTGCCGCCGGCTGCCGTCACTGCCGTCACGCTCCACGCCGAGTGGGGCCTCGTGGCCTTCGGCACCAGCCACGGCTTCGGCCTCTTTGACTACCTGCGCAGGAGCCCCGTGCTGGCCAG GTGCACCTTGCACCCCAACGACTCCCTGGCCATGGAGGGGCCGCTGTCCCGCGTGAAGTCGCTCAAGAAGTCGCTGCGCCAGTCCTTCCGGCGCATCCGCAAAAGCCGCGTCTCGGGCAAGAAGCGCTTGACCGCCACCGGCAGCAAG TTGCAGGAGGCCAATGCGCAGCTGGCGGAGCAGGCCGGCCCCCACGACGTGGAGGTGACGCCCGTGCAGCGCCGCATTGAGCCCCGCTCGGCCGACGACTCCCTCTCGGGCGTCGTGCGCTGCCTCTACTTCGCCGACACCTTCCTTCGCGACG CGGCCCACCACGGCCCCACCATGTGGGCGGGCACCAACTCGGGCTCCGTATTTGCCTACGCGCTGGAGGTGCCGGCGGCAGCGGCGAACAGCGACAGGCGGCCCGAGCGGGCAGTGGAGGCCGTGCTGGGCAAGGAGGTACAGCTGATGCACCGCGCACCCGTGGTGGCCGTGGCCGTGCTGGATGGACGCGGCCGCCCGCTGCCGGAGCCCTACGAGGCCTCAAGGGACCTGGCGCAGGCGCCCGACATGCAGGGCGGCCACGCTGTGCTTATCGCATCTGAGGAGCAGTTCAAG GTGTTCACGCTGCCCAAAGTGAGCGCCAAGACCAAGTTCAAGCTGACGGCCCACGAGGGCTGCCGAGTGCGCAAGGTGGCCCTGGCCACCTTTGCCAGCGTGGCCTGCGAGGACTACGCCGAGACCTGCCTGGCCTGCCTCACCAACCTGGGCGACGTGCATGTGTTCTCGGTGCCCGGCCTGCGGCCCCAGGTGCACTACGCCTGCATCCGCAAGGAGGACATCAGCGGCATCGCCTCCTGCGTCTTCACACGACACGGCCAGG GGTTCTACCTGATTTCCCCGTCGGAGTTTGAGCGCTTCTCCCTGAGCGCCCGGAACATCACGGAGCCGCTCTGCTCTCTGGACATCAGTTGGCCCCGCGATGCCATGCATGCCAG CTACAGGCCCCGAGAGTCGCCCAAGCTGAGCCAGGCTAACGGGACCCCTGGCGTCGTCCTGGGCCCACAGAGCCGCGGCGGAAGCCCCGATCCCACCCGCAGCGAGGGAGCTG ACACCCCGGAGCCGCCGGAGGCCACGCTCTCACCCACGTCCGTCGACTCGGCCACCAGTGCCGACACGACGCTGGACACGACAGGGGACGTGACGGTGGAGGACGTGAAGGACTTCCTGGG CTCTTCAGAGGAATCCGAAAAGAACCTGCGGAACCTGTCAGAAGAGGACGAGGCCCGAGCCTGCCCCATCCTGATCGGATGA
- the LLGL1 gene encoding lethal(2) giant larvae protein homolog 1 isoform X9 has protein sequence MLTCGAGSCAHSPERRTQSREPGPGCVCGGCFYPHVPCVSPATHRRGSEGRAAAPTCGSERARVSSGGTRWCSLRRGAPVPWGGPWIGRPIGYGAPGVEFTGLHRDAATVTQMHFLPGQGRLLTLLDDSSLHLWEVVHHNGCAHLEEALHHQPPSRPGFDGASGLPSLARITVVLLVAAGDLAALGTEGGSVFFLDVPTLTLLEGQTLGPDEVLRSVPDDYRCGKALGPVEALQGRLRDPARILVGYSRGLLVIWNRAARCADRIFLGTQQLESVCWERSGRTLVSSHSDGSYAVWATDAGDSPMTQPTVATTPYGPFPCKAISKILWRNCASGVRRAAGPGRAARRGAGGAGPADARLAGCARPVPGPAALVRHHLLGPRGRRPRQAVGPHRERRGAAAPHGRLRCLELAYHRGPEPGSGAVPARIAADRPRGWHRAVLGRLRRGPAATLQAEHGRPLSDRLRARRQPGPGRRGRLAALPQGGLLRPLQRRSTAWRAEGGALQVLVLELSDEPSEQAVGVASVDLLQDREGFTWKGHERLSPRTGPLPWPAGFQPRALVQCLPPAAVTAVTLHAEWGLVAFGTSHGFGLFDYLRRSPVLARCTLHPNDSLAMEGPLSRVKSLKKSLRQSFRRIRKSRVSGKKRLTATGSKLQEANAQLAEQAGPHDVEVTPVQRRIEPRSADDSLSGVVRCLYFADTFLRDAAHHGPTMWAGTNSGSVFAYALEVPAAAANSDRRPERAVEAVLGKEVQLMHRAPVVAVAVLDGRGRPLPEPYEASRDLAQAPDMQGGHAVLIASEEQFKVFTLPKVSAKTKFKLTAHEGCRVRKVALATFASVACEDYAETCLACLTNLGDVHVFSVPGLRPQVHYACIRKEDISGIASCVFTRHGQGFYLISPSEFERFSLSARNITEPLCSLDISWPRDAMHASYRPRESPKLSQANGTPGVVLGPQSRGGSPDPTRSEGADTPEPPEATLSPTSVDSATSADTTLDTTGDVTVEDVKDFLGSSEESEKNLRNLSEEDEARACPILIG, from the exons ATGCTGACGTGCGGGGCCGGCTCCTGTGCACACAGCCCGGAGAGGCGGACGCAGAGCCGTGAGCCGGGACCGGGCTGTGTGTGCGGGGGGTGCTTTTATCCTCACGTGCCCTGCGTCAGCCCCGCGACTCACAGGCGAGGAAGTGAAGGTCGCGCAGCAGCGCCCACTTGCGGGTCCGAGCGAGCCCGCGTGTCGAGTGGCGGTACAAGATGGTGCTCCTTGCGGCGAGGAGCCCCCGTGCCCTGGGGAGGCCCCTGGATAGGCAGGCCCATTGG CTACGGTGCCCCCGGCGTGGAGTTCACGGGCCTGCATCGAGACGCGGCCACCGTCACCCAGATGCACTTCCTGCCCGGCCAG GGCCGCCTCCTGACCTTGCTGGACGACAGCAGCCTCCATCTTTGGGAGGTCGTCCACCACAACGGTTGCGCCCACCTGGAGGAAGCCCTCCACCACCAGCCACCCAGTCGCCCGGGCTTTGATGGTGCCAG TGGCCTGCCCAGCCTCGCCCGCATCACCGTGGTCCTGCTGGTGGCTGCCGGTGACCTGGCGGCCCTGGGCACTGAGGGCGGAAGCGTCTTCTTCCTGGATGTTCCCACCCTGACGCTGCTTGAGGGGCAGACCCTTGGCCCGGACGAGGTTCTGCGGAG CGTGCCCGACGACTACCGGTGCGGCAAGGCCCTGGGCCCCGTGGAGGCGCTGCAGGGACGCCTGCGGGACCCCGCCCGGATCCTCGTCGGCTACAGCCGGGGCCTGCTGGTCATCTGGAACAGGGCCGCGCGGTGTGCCGACCGCATCTTCCTGGGCACCCAG CAGCTGGAGAGCGTGTGCTGGGAGCGCAGCGGCCGCACGCTGGTCAGCTCGCACAGCGATGGCAGCTACGCCGTCTGGGCCACGGACGCCGGCGACTCCCCGATGACACAGCCCACTGTGGCCACCACGCCCTACG GCCCCTTCCCCTGCAAAGCCATCAGCAAGATCCTGTGGCGAAACTGTGCGTCTGG AGTTCGACGAGCCGCAGGCCCTGGCCGTGCTGCTCGAAGAGGAGCTGGTGGTGCTGGACCTGCAGACGCCCGGCTGGCCGGCTGTGCCCGCCCCGTACCTGGCCCCGCTGCACTCGTCCGCCATCACCTGCTCGGCCCACGTGGCCGGCGTCCCCGCCAAGCTGTGGGCCCGCATCGTGAGCGCCGGGGAGCAGCAGCACCCCACGGCCGCCTCCGGTGCCTCG AGCTGGCCTATCACCGGGGGCCGGAACCTGGCTCAGGAGCCGTCCCAGCGAGGATTGCTGCTGACCGG CCACGAGGATGGCACCGTGCGGTTCTGGGACGCCTCCGGCGTGGCCCTGCGGCCACTCTACAAGCTGAGCACGGCCGGCCTCTTTCAGACCGACTGCGAGCACGCCGACAGCCTGGCCCAGGCCGCCGAGGACGACTGGCCGCCCTTCCGCAAG GTGGGCTGCTTCGACCCCTACAGCGACGATCCACGGCTTGGCGTGCAGAAGGTGGCGCTCTGCAA gtgCTGGTGCTGGAGTTAAGTGACGAGCCGTCGGAGCAGGCGGTGGGCGTGGCCAGCGTGGACCTCCTCCAGGACCGTGAGGGCTTCACGTGGAAGGGCCACGAGCGGCTGAGCCCACGCACAGGGCCGCTGCCCTGGCCGGCCGGCTTCCAGCCCCGCGCACTGGTCCAGTGCCTGCCGCCGGCTGCCGTCACTGCCGTCACGCTCCACGCCGAGTGGGGCCTCGTGGCCTTCGGCACCAGCCACGGCTTCGGCCTCTTTGACTACCTGCGCAGGAGCCCCGTGCTGGCCAG GTGCACCTTGCACCCCAACGACTCCCTGGCCATGGAGGGGCCGCTGTCCCGCGTGAAGTCGCTCAAGAAGTCGCTGCGCCAGTCCTTCCGGCGCATCCGCAAAAGCCGCGTCTCGGGCAAGAAGCGCTTGACCGCCACCGGCAGCAAG TTGCAGGAGGCCAATGCGCAGCTGGCGGAGCAGGCCGGCCCCCACGACGTGGAGGTGACGCCCGTGCAGCGCCGCATTGAGCCCCGCTCGGCCGACGACTCCCTCTCGGGCGTCGTGCGCTGCCTCTACTTCGCCGACACCTTCCTTCGCGACG CGGCCCACCACGGCCCCACCATGTGGGCGGGCACCAACTCGGGCTCCGTATTTGCCTACGCGCTGGAGGTGCCGGCGGCAGCGGCGAACAGCGACAGGCGGCCCGAGCGGGCAGTGGAGGCCGTGCTGGGCAAGGAGGTACAGCTGATGCACCGCGCACCCGTGGTGGCCGTGGCCGTGCTGGATGGACGCGGCCGCCCGCTGCCGGAGCCCTACGAGGCCTCAAGGGACCTGGCGCAGGCGCCCGACATGCAGGGCGGCCACGCTGTGCTTATCGCATCTGAGGAGCAGTTCAAG GTGTTCACGCTGCCCAAAGTGAGCGCCAAGACCAAGTTCAAGCTGACGGCCCACGAGGGCTGCCGAGTGCGCAAGGTGGCCCTGGCCACCTTTGCCAGCGTGGCCTGCGAGGACTACGCCGAGACCTGCCTGGCCTGCCTCACCAACCTGGGCGACGTGCATGTGTTCTCGGTGCCCGGCCTGCGGCCCCAGGTGCACTACGCCTGCATCCGCAAGGAGGACATCAGCGGCATCGCCTCCTGCGTCTTCACACGACACGGCCAGG GGTTCTACCTGATTTCCCCGTCGGAGTTTGAGCGCTTCTCCCTGAGCGCCCGGAACATCACGGAGCCGCTCTGCTCTCTGGACATCAGTTGGCCCCGCGATGCCATGCATGCCAG CTACAGGCCCCGAGAGTCGCCCAAGCTGAGCCAGGCTAACGGGACCCCTGGCGTCGTCCTGGGCCCACAGAGCCGCGGCGGAAGCCCCGATCCCACCCGCAGCGAGGGAGCTG ACACCCCGGAGCCGCCGGAGGCCACGCTCTCACCCACGTCCGTCGACTCGGCCACCAGTGCCGACACGACGCTGGACACGACAGGGGACGTGACGGTGGAGGACGTGAAGGACTTCCTGGG CTCTTCAGAGGAATCCGAAAAGAACCTGCGGAACCTGTCAGAAGAGGACGAGGCCCGAGCCTGCCCCATCCTGATCGGATGA